In a genomic window of Quercus lobata isolate SW786 chromosome 4, ValleyOak3.0 Primary Assembly, whole genome shotgun sequence:
- the LOC115987537 gene encoding 7-deoxyloganetin glucosyltransferase-like has product MDSKTQVANKPHAVCIPCPVQSHMKAMLKLSKLLHHEGFHITFVNTEFNHQRFMKSRGPNSLDGLPDFRFETIPDGLPPSDINTTQDIPSLSESIMNNCLAPFSDLLVKLNNATSYNPPVTCIVSDATMAFTITAAQEFKIPVVMFFPISACSVMGILQLPTLKDKGIVPLKDESYLTNGYLDTIIDWIPGMKDIRLRDLPSFVRTIDPNDIVFRCVIDVAERAPSAAGIIVHTFDELEQEVLHALSTMFPHVYAIGPLEPQLNHLSNDHLESIGYGLWKEETECLNWLNSKAPNSVIYVSFGSIVVMTPSQLVKIGWGLANSKHPFLWIIRPESVEDGSTILSPEFQEEIKERGLITSWCPQEEVLNHPSIGGFLTHSGWNSTIESVCAGVSMLCLPFFSDQQTNCKYTCNEWAIGMEIDFDVKRVEVENMVIELLEGGEGKKMKKKAKEWKKLAKKATGPLGSSSINLKNLVSEVLLTKG; this is encoded by the exons ATGGATTCAAAGACACAAGTAGCTAATAAGCCTCATGCAGTTTGTATTCCATGCCCAGTTCAAAGTCACATGAAGGCAATGCTAAAGCTTTCAAAGCTTCTCCACCATGAAGGGTTTCACATAACCTTTGTGAACACTGAGTTCAACCACCAACGTTTTATGAAATCCAGAGGTCCCAACTCCTTAGATGGCTTGCCTGACTTTCGATTCGAAACCATCCCAGATGGTCTTCCTCCATCAGATATCAACACCACCCAAGACATCCCTTCTCTTTCTGAATCCATTATGAACAACTGCTTGGCTCCATTTTCTGACCTCCTTGTAAAACTCAACAATGCAACTTCATATAATCCTCCagttacttgtattgtttcagATGCTACCATGGCGTTTACAATTACTGCTGCTCAAGAATTCAAAATCCCTGTTGTGATGTTCTTCCCTATCTCTGCTTGCAGCGTAATGGGTATTCTGCAGCTTCCTACTCTCAAGGACAAAGGCATCGTACCTCTTAAAG ATGAGAGCTATCTGACAAATGGGTATCTTGACACAATTATAGACTGGATTCCTGGTATGAAAGACATACGTTTGAGGGATCTTCCAAGCTTTGTACGAACCATTGAtccaaatgatattgtttttagGTGTGTGATTGATGTAGCAGAGAGAGCTCCTAGTGCTGCAGGAATTATTGTTCACACATTCGATGAGTTAGAGCAAGAAGTTTTGCATGCTCTATCTACCATGTTTCCTCATGTATATGCTATTGGCCCTCTAGAACCACAACTAAATCACTTATCCAATGATCATTTGGAATCAATTGGGTATGGTTTATGGAAGGAAGAAACCGAGTGCCTCAATTGGCTTAATTCAAAGGCACCCAACTCAGTGATATATGTGAGTTTTGGTAGCATCGTTGTCATGACACCATCGCAATTGGTTAAGATTGGTTGGGGACTTGCAAATAGTAAGCACCCATTTTTATGGATAATCAGGCCTGAATCAGTTGAAGACGGATCAACGATTTTGTCACCTGAGTTTCAggaggaaattaaagaaagaggTCTAATAACTAGTTGGTGCCCTCAAGAGGAAGTGCTAAACCACCCCTCAATTGGAGGGTTCTTGACACATAGTGGTTGGAATTCAACCATTGAAAGTGTGTGCGCAGGAGTGTCAATGCTTTGCTTACCATTCTTTTCAGATCAGCAAACGAATTGCAAGTATACTTGCAATGAATGGGCTATTGGCATGGAAATTGACTTTGATGTCAAAAGAGTGGAAGTAGAGAATATGGTAATAGAATTGTTGGAAGGAGGTGAgggaaagaaaatgaagaaaaaggcCAAGGAGTGGAAAAAATTGGCCAAAAAGGCCACAGGTCCACTTGGTTCCTCATccattaacttaaaaaatttggTGAGTGAAGTCCTTTTAACAAAAGGCTAA